The sequence AATATTCCGGAAGGAACGGTTCTTGAATTTCGTGATGGGTCGCCGGATGGTGTGGATTCTGAACCTGTTGTTGGTGATGGGGGGTTCTTTGGAGGGATGTCTTACGAAGTAGTCGTGAATGGTGGCGTTGAACGATGGGGGGAAACTGTCGAGAACTATCGTTCGCGTCTTTTGGAATATCGAAGGAATCAACCGTGTGGGGGGTGTGTCAGCGATTATAAGTCGTGGGCGGAACGTTTTGCAGGCGTGTCACGGTGTATTGTAAATCAGAACTATCCTCATGCCGGCGGTGTTCGATGTGTGCTTTGTCATTTTGACGATCAGCTTGTCGGTGAGTCTGTTGAAGTTGGCGAGGCAGTTGTCCAGGATGTCGAGGATTACGTTACTTCTGATGAACGTCGCCCGGTTACGGCCGCTGTGACGGTCGTGTCGTGCAAGGATAAAGAGCTTGATTTTGCGATATGTATTGAACCGAATAATAACAATGTTCGCGCTTCCGTCCGTTCTGCACTAAAGAACGTACTTCGTTCTTACTCGCCCGGAGATACGGTCCGGACGGAAGCGCTTTCTGTGAAGCTTTTGGAATCTTCCAATGCAGAAAAGTTGGCCGTGTTTGCGATATCTGGTGGTCAGTATGCTGTTTTGGATATGGATGACGCTGAAATGCCTATTATCGGTGAAATAGATTGGAGAGATTACAATGCCTGATTTCCTTGTCAGAAACTATGCTGGCAAGAAAGTGGCCAAAGGAGGCTCCGTATTTGTTTACGGCGCGGGATTTACGCATTCGATAAAGGCATGGTTTGGCGAAACTCAAGCTGTGGTGTTCGATTGTGATGACGGCTATATGGAAATTGTGGCTGGCGAAAGTGCCGGTTCGTTTACGCTGAAGATTGGGGAATCTTTAAACGACAGTGTCGATGTAGGAGTGGTTTATGTTCTTGCGGATGTGGCGGAACTTCCTGTTACAGGAAAAATCAGACATACTGTTGACGAACTTTGCGTGGCGTTGCTTGGGTTGCTTCCAAGAGGAATATCATGGTATAAGGGGAGTGACGGTGTTTTCTATCGGCTGATGAAGGGATTTGCTTATTCCGTTCTCGAAATTTATAATCTGGTCGGTTTTTTTGTAAAAGAATCGTCTCCAACGCATACGGAATCCTTTTCTGAATGGGAAGATGAATTGCAGCTTCCTGAAAAAGGTGTTGTCTATTCTGGAACGGCGGCTGATATAGCGGCGAAACGCAGGTCCGAAATATACCGTAAATCGTGCAAGAAGGGCGGATGTTCTATCTCGT comes from Fibrobacter sp. UWP2 and encodes:
- a CDS encoding baseplate J/gp47 family protein, with protein sequence MAFSTPSLNDFVRTAENGLASAFYGEGSVLRKGVLKVLARVFAGVAFMLVLLLRSMWRNLFLTSSDVEGLVNAGTDFSLPNKPESYARGKVIVKADSASTTIPQGTVLTTEDGVEFEAVSDTVLAGGSEGTPVSFLAVGSGESGNIPEGTVLEFRDGSPDGVDSEPVVGDGGFFGGMSYEVVVNGGVERWGETVENYRSRLLEYRRNQPCGGCVSDYKSWAERFAGVSRCIVNQNYPHAGGVRCVLCHFDDQLVGESVEVGEAVVQDVEDYVTSDERRPVTAAVTVVSCKDKELDFAICIEPNNNNVRASVRSALKNVLRSYSPGDTVRTEALSVKLLESSNAEKLAVFAISGGQYAVLDMDDAEMPIIGEIDWRDYNA
- a CDS encoding putative phage tail protein is translated as MPDFLVRNYAGKKVAKGGSVFVYGAGFTHSIKAWFGETQAVVFDCDDGYMEIVAGESAGSFTLKIGESLNDSVDVGVVYVLADVAELPVTGKIRHTVDELCVALLGLLPRGISWYKGSDGVFYRLMKGFAYSVLEIYNLVGFFVKESSPTHTESFSEWEDELQLPEKGVVYSGTAADIAAKRRSEIYRKSCKKGGCSISFFKSITALFGINANIYEYWLNPSEFSQITDDEDQKRFYWMIRSNSGMSGVIDLRCGNEKGERQDEEFVCGNARSGMRLRSWGNPDFYAMIEKLKPAHTKCLYAYSQGA